One genomic window of Streptomyces sp. NBC_01276 includes the following:
- a CDS encoding LysR family transcriptional regulator, which translates to MLDLSRLRALHAVSVHGSVAGAAAALGYTPSAVSQQIAKLERETRTTLLERRGRGVALTEEARHLADTARELLAIVERAETTLEERRGRPSGLLTVAAFASAARGLLPGVLADLAHRHPALDVRLTEVDPHLSVDLVARGVTDLAVAHDWDIAPLPAPEGVEQAVIGDDRCDLVVPAGHPFTTRGAVRRADLAGQRWVCQPPGRVCHDWLVRTLRTAGLEPDIAHVAEENHTIVALVAAGLGIAVVPRLGTGALPPGAVAVALEPGPVRRLYALWRTGAARRPAITEAVRALQEHWPAAAPLPGDLPSVPRADGAARQ; encoded by the coding sequence ATGCTCGACCTCTCCAGGCTGCGCGCCCTGCACGCCGTCTCCGTCCACGGCTCGGTCGCGGGCGCGGCGGCCGCCCTCGGCTACACCCCTTCCGCGGTCTCCCAGCAGATCGCGAAGCTGGAGCGGGAGACCCGCACCACGCTGCTGGAACGGCGCGGCCGCGGGGTCGCCCTCACCGAGGAGGCCCGGCACCTGGCCGACACGGCCCGGGAGCTGCTGGCCATCGTGGAGCGGGCGGAGACCACCCTGGAGGAGCGGCGCGGACGGCCGAGCGGTCTGCTGACGGTGGCCGCGTTCGCCTCGGCGGCGCGCGGCCTGCTTCCGGGGGTGCTGGCCGACCTGGCCCACCGGCATCCCGCGCTGGACGTACGCCTCACGGAGGTGGACCCGCACCTCTCGGTGGACCTGGTGGCCCGCGGGGTCACCGACCTGGCGGTGGCGCACGACTGGGACATCGCCCCGCTGCCGGCCCCCGAGGGGGTGGAGCAGGCGGTGATCGGGGACGACCGGTGCGACCTGGTGGTGCCGGCCGGGCACCCCTTCACCACCCGCGGGGCGGTGCGGCGGGCGGACCTCGCGGGGCAGCGGTGGGTGTGCCAGCCGCCCGGACGGGTCTGCCACGACTGGCTGGTGCGGACCCTGCGCACGGCCGGGCTGGAGCCGGACATCGCGCACGTGGCCGAGGAGAACCACACGATCGTGGCGCTGGTCGCCGCCGGGCTGGGCATCGCCGTCGTGCCGCGGCTGGGGACGGGCGCGCTGCCGCCGGGCGCGGTGGCGGTGGCACTGGAGCCGGGCCCCGTACGCCGGTTGTACGCCCTGTGGCGGACGGGGGCGGCCCGCCGGCCGGCGATCACCGAGGCCGTGCGCGCCCTCCAGGAGCACTGGCCCGCCGCGGCCCCCCTTCCGGGGGACCTCCCGAGTGTCCCCCGGGCGGACGGTGCGGCCCGCCAGTAG
- a CDS encoding DUF937 domain-containing protein, which translates to MSESSFQDDVLGELGDDRLTEIAGLLGTDADGARAAVGETAGAMAGGLREKAAAEGEDGEVRQAFAEVAEPPLQGVATLGGLGGLLSGGMMAGVLAKLSKPVANAVSKKTGIPAATVSRVIEVLIPVVLAVFAKRAADGKAGAGAPTADGAPAPSAAPAAGADAGGLGDLLGQILGGGKK; encoded by the coding sequence ATGAGCGAATCTTCATTCCAGGACGACGTGCTGGGCGAGCTCGGCGACGACAGGCTGACCGAGATCGCGGGACTGCTCGGCACCGACGCCGACGGCGCGCGCGCCGCGGTCGGCGAGACCGCCGGAGCCATGGCCGGAGGCCTCCGGGAGAAGGCCGCGGCCGAAGGCGAGGACGGCGAGGTGCGCCAGGCCTTCGCGGAGGTGGCCGAACCCCCGCTGCAGGGCGTGGCCACCCTCGGCGGCCTCGGCGGGCTGCTCAGCGGCGGCATGATGGCCGGAGTGCTGGCGAAGCTGAGCAAGCCCGTCGCCAACGCCGTCTCGAAGAAGACCGGCATCCCGGCCGCGACCGTCAGCCGGGTCATCGAGGTGCTGATCCCGGTGGTGCTGGCCGTCTTCGCCAAGCGTGCCGCGGACGGCAAGGCGGGCGCGGGCGCCCCGACGGCGGACGGCGCCCCGGCCCCCAGCGCGGCCCCGGCGGCGGGCGCGGACGCCGGCGGGCTCGGCGACCTGCTCGGCCAGATCCTGGGCGGCGGCAAGAAGTAA
- a CDS encoding EamA family transporter, protein MRPVHTALAVLVAAVWGFNFVVIEIGLGHFPPLLLSALRFLVAALPAVFFVGRPKVAWKWILGVGAALGIAKFGLLFTGMAAGMPAGLSSLVLQIQAVFTAVLAAVVLRERPGPVRVLGMAVALAGIGVAAVDRGVSGPVTGFVLVVAAAACWGVSNVLTRKAAPPDALNFMVWVCTVPVIPLFALSLLLEGPDRDLAALRALDWSGVAVIGYVAWVSTVFGFGAWGYLLRRYPASSVAPFSLLVPVFGMSSAALVLGEGISGTRWLAAVLLVGGVGLTSLTPARAGRRAAVSAGRPPAATAASPAP, encoded by the coding sequence ATGCGTCCCGTACACACCGCACTCGCCGTACTCGTCGCCGCCGTCTGGGGGTTCAACTTCGTCGTCATCGAGATCGGCCTCGGCCATTTCCCGCCGCTGCTGCTGTCCGCGCTGCGCTTCCTGGTCGCCGCGCTGCCCGCCGTGTTCTTCGTCGGGCGCCCCAAGGTCGCCTGGAAGTGGATCCTCGGGGTCGGCGCCGCCCTCGGCATCGCCAAGTTCGGGCTGCTGTTCACCGGCATGGCCGCCGGGATGCCGGCCGGGCTGTCCTCCCTGGTCCTGCAGATCCAGGCCGTCTTCACCGCCGTCCTCGCCGCCGTCGTGCTGCGCGAACGGCCCGGCCCGGTGCGGGTGCTGGGCATGGCCGTGGCCCTGGCCGGCATCGGGGTCGCCGCCGTCGACCGGGGCGTCTCGGGGCCGGTCACCGGCTTCGTCCTGGTCGTCGCGGCCGCCGCCTGCTGGGGCGTGTCCAACGTGCTCACCCGCAAGGCCGCCCCGCCGGACGCCCTGAACTTCATGGTGTGGGTGTGCACCGTCCCCGTGATCCCGCTGTTCGCCCTCTCGCTGCTGCTGGAGGGGCCCGACCGGGACCTGGCCGCGCTGCGCGCCCTGGACTGGTCGGGGGTCGCCGTCATCGGCTACGTCGCCTGGGTGTCCACCGTCTTCGGCTTCGGCGCCTGGGGCTACCTGCTGCGCCGCTACCCGGCCTCCTCCGTGGCGCCGTTCTCCCTGCTCGTGCCGGTCTTCGGGATGTCCTCGGCCGCGCTGGTGCTCGGTGAGGGGATCTCGGGGACGCGTTGGCTGGCGGCGGTGCTGCTGGTCGGCGGCGTCGGGCTGACCTCCCTGACCCCCGCGCGGGCCGGCCGGCGGGCCGCCGTCAGCGCGGGGCGTCCTCCCGCAGCGACAGCCGCCAGTCCTGCCCCGTGA
- a CDS encoding aminopeptidase, producing the protein MRKTLGWLLSLVVLIGTMGAAGATAQAATAAGPAAATDIKDQILSIPGMSLIEEKPYPGYRFFVLNYEQPVDHRQPWKGTFKQRLTLLHKDVSRPTVFFTSGYNVNTSPRRSEPTTIVDGNQISLEYRFFTPSRPDPANWGNLDIWQAASDQHRIFTALKKVYPKNWLATGGSKGGMTATYYERYYPRDMDGVVAYVAPNDVVNKEDSAYDRFFTKVGTKECRDKLNNVQREALVRREPLEAKYTAAAAANGWTFTTVGSLDRAFEAVVLDYTWAFWQYSLLSDCAAIPTAATASDQEIWDTVDTISGFSAYADQGLETYTPYYYQAGTQLGSPDIKQPHLKGLSRYGYQPPRTFVPRDIPMTFQPGVMADVDNWVRNNANQMLFVYGQNDPWGAEPFHLGYTVRDSYVMIAPGANHGANVAKLQEGEKALATAKILQWAGVAPAQTLSGRAQAPAPLAAPDPVLDQVDLRHEPQLRP; encoded by the coding sequence ATGCGCAAGACGCTCGGATGGCTGCTGTCGCTCGTGGTGCTGATCGGCACCATGGGCGCGGCCGGCGCCACGGCACAAGCGGCCACCGCCGCGGGGCCTGCCGCCGCCACGGACATCAAGGACCAGATCCTCAGCATTCCGGGGATGAGCCTGATCGAGGAGAAGCCGTACCCGGGGTACCGCTTCTTCGTACTGAACTACGAGCAGCCGGTCGACCACCGGCAGCCGTGGAAGGGCACCTTCAAGCAGCGCCTGACCCTGCTGCACAAGGACGTCTCGCGGCCCACGGTGTTCTTCACCTCGGGCTACAACGTCAACACCAGCCCGCGCCGCAGTGAGCCGACGACCATCGTCGACGGCAACCAGATCTCCCTGGAGTATCGATTCTTCACCCCCTCCCGGCCTGACCCGGCCAACTGGGGGAACCTGGACATCTGGCAGGCCGCCAGCGACCAGCACCGCATCTTCACCGCGCTGAAGAAGGTCTACCCCAAGAACTGGCTGGCCACGGGCGGCAGCAAGGGCGGTATGACGGCGACGTACTACGAGCGCTACTACCCGCGTGACATGGACGGCGTCGTCGCGTACGTCGCCCCCAACGACGTCGTCAACAAGGAGGACTCGGCCTACGACCGGTTCTTCACCAAGGTCGGCACCAAGGAGTGCCGCGACAAGCTGAACAACGTGCAGCGCGAGGCCCTGGTCCGCCGCGAGCCGCTGGAGGCCAAGTACACGGCCGCCGCCGCCGCGAACGGCTGGACCTTCACCACGGTCGGCAGCCTCGACAGGGCCTTCGAGGCCGTCGTCCTCGACTACACCTGGGCCTTCTGGCAGTACAGCCTGCTCTCCGACTGCGCGGCCATCCCGACCGCCGCCACCGCGAGCGACCAGGAGATCTGGGACACGGTGGACACCATCTCCGGCTTCTCGGCCTACGCCGACCAGGGCCTGGAGACCTACACGCCGTACTACTACCAGGCCGGTACGCAGCTCGGTTCGCCCGACATCAAGCAGCCCCACCTCAAGGGCCTGAGCCGCTACGGCTACCAGCCGCCGCGCACCTTCGTGCCCCGCGACATCCCGATGACCTTCCAGCCGGGCGTCATGGCGGACGTGGACAACTGGGTCCGCAACAACGCGAACCAGATGCTCTTCGTCTACGGGCAGAACGACCCGTGGGGCGCCGAGCCCTTCCACCTCGGGTACACCGTGCGCGACAGCTACGTGATGATCGCGCCGGGCGCCAACCACGGGGCCAACGTCGCCAAGCTCCAGGAGGGCGAGAAGGCCCTCGCGACCGCGAAGATCCTCCAGTGGGCCGGGGTCGCCCCCGCCCAGACCCTGTCCGGCCGGGCCCAGGCCCCCGCGCCGCTGGCCGCGCCGGACCCGGTGCTCGACCAGGTCGACCTCAGGCACGAGCCGCAGCTGCGGCCGTAG
- a CDS encoding glycoside hydrolase family 3 protein, giving the protein MAAVTAAGTSSAAVGSRATAPDDSRSPQEPLGRHPDRSRLRAAVSRMSLPELVGQLFVSRAYGHSATDPDAADAELNLAQFGVRTAAEVVTRYRLGGVVYFGWAHNTRTPHQIAGLSDGLQRAAAGSGAGIPLLLSTDQEHGAVARIGRPATLLPGAMALGAGGSTADARRAARVAGSELAALGVRQDYAPVSDVNVNPANPVIGVRSFGADPRAVAALAAAQVRGYQGAGVAATAKHFPGHGDTETDSHVGLPVMRHTRAQWEELDEPPFRAVVEAGVDVVMTAHIVFPALDPSGDPATLSRPIVTGILRERLGFRGVVVTDALDMAGVRQKYGDDRVPVLALKAGCDQLLNAPDLALAQRSVRAAVESGELTRERIGESVLRILELKARRGLFEDPYTSAARVDAVVGTGGHLAAADEIAAATTTLLANPRGLLPLDAAAGPKLLVTGTDPVSPTGTTGPPTTVLARELTALGCRATALAPAGAPAAAPGHAAVLVCTYNVPEGESPQRALVADLVATGVPVVLVAIRNPYDPARLPECAAELATYCWTDVEMRAAARVLTGARRPAGRLPVPVPGRYPLGHGLSYPPVAR; this is encoded by the coding sequence ATGGCCGCCGTCACGGCCGCCGGGACCTCCTCCGCCGCCGTGGGCTCCCGCGCCACCGCACCGGACGACTCCCGCTCCCCGCAGGAGCCGTTGGGCCGCCACCCGGACCGGTCCCGGCTGCGCGCTGCGGTCTCCCGGATGAGCCTGCCCGAGCTGGTGGGGCAGCTGTTCGTGTCCCGGGCCTACGGGCACTCCGCGACCGATCCCGACGCGGCGGACGCCGAGCTGAACCTGGCCCAGTTCGGGGTCCGCACGGCCGCCGAGGTGGTCACCCGCTACCGCCTGGGCGGGGTCGTCTACTTCGGCTGGGCCCACAACACCCGGACCCCGCACCAGATCGCCGGGCTGTCCGACGGTCTCCAGCGGGCGGCGGCCGGCTCGGGCGCCGGGATCCCGCTGCTGCTCTCCACCGACCAGGAACACGGGGCCGTAGCCCGGATCGGCCGGCCGGCCACCCTGCTGCCGGGGGCGATGGCGCTGGGCGCGGGCGGGTCCACGGCCGACGCCCGCCGGGCGGCGCGCGTGGCGGGGTCCGAGCTGGCGGCGCTGGGCGTCCGGCAGGACTACGCCCCGGTGTCGGACGTGAACGTGAACCCGGCAAATCCGGTGATCGGCGTACGGTCCTTCGGCGCGGACCCCCGGGCGGTGGCGGCCCTGGCCGCGGCCCAGGTGCGCGGCTACCAGGGGGCCGGGGTGGCCGCGACGGCGAAGCACTTCCCGGGGCACGGGGACACGGAGACCGACAGCCACGTCGGGCTGCCGGTGATGCGGCACACCCGCGCGCAGTGGGAGGAGCTGGACGAGCCGCCGTTCCGGGCGGTGGTGGAGGCGGGCGTGGACGTCGTGATGACGGCGCACATCGTCTTCCCCGCGCTCGATCCCTCGGGGGATCCGGCGACCCTCTCACGGCCGATCGTCACCGGCATCCTGCGCGAACGCCTCGGCTTCCGGGGGGTGGTGGTGACCGACGCCCTCGACATGGCGGGGGTCCGCCAGAAGTACGGGGACGACCGGGTCCCGGTGCTGGCCCTGAAGGCGGGCTGCGACCAGCTGCTGAACGCCCCGGACCTCGCCCTCGCGCAGCGCAGCGTGCGGGCGGCGGTGGAGTCGGGCGAGCTGACGCGGGAGCGGATCGGCGAGTCGGTGCTGCGGATCCTGGAACTCAAGGCCCGCCGCGGCCTGTTCGAGGACCCCTACACCTCGGCGGCCCGGGTGGACGCGGTGGTCGGCACGGGCGGGCACCTGGCGGCGGCGGACGAGATCGCGGCGGCCACGACCACCCTGCTGGCCAATCCGCGGGGCCTGCTGCCGCTGGACGCGGCGGCCGGGCCGAAGCTGCTGGTCACCGGGACCGACCCGGTCTCCCCCACGGGTACCACCGGCCCGCCCACGACGGTCCTGGCGCGGGAGCTGACGGCGCTGGGCTGCCGGGCGACGGCGCTCGCGCCCGCCGGGGCGCCGGCGGCGGCCCCTGGCCACGCGGCGGTGCTGGTGTGCACGTACAACGTCCCGGAGGGCGAGAGTCCGCAGCGCGCGCTGGTGGCGGACCTGGTCGCGACGGGCGTCCCGGTGGTGCTGGTGGCGATCCGCAACCCGTACGACCCGGCGCGGCTGCCGGAGTGCGCGGCCGAGCTGGCGACGTACTGCTGGACGGACGTGGAGATGCGGGCGGCGGCCCGGGTACTGACGGGTGCGAGGCGGCCCGCCGGCCGCCTCCCGGTCCCCGTACCGGGCCGCTACCCCCTGGGCCACGGGCTGTCGTACCCGCCCGTGGCCCGGTAG